In Tsuneonella sp. CC-YZS046, the genomic window GCTGATACAGCCAGCCGGCAAGCAGCATCAGCACGAAACCGGGCAGCATAAAGCCCAGACCGGCAAGCAATCCCCCAATCCGGCCGCGCGCCATCATGCCCATATGCACGCATAATTCATGCGCTTCCGGCCCGGGAAGTATTTGCATGACCGCAAGCAGGCGATTGAAGCGCGCAGGGGAAATCCAGCGCTCCTCGTCCACCAGCGCATGACGGATCATTCCGATCTGCGCGACCGGACCGCCAAATGCGAGACAACCGAACCGCAGGAATTTCAGGAACAGTTGGATAAGGCCCAACCGGTGGGGAAAAGGATCAGATATCGTCATCTCAAGCACGCTCCGACCGCGAACGCGGATAATGGAGCGGAACTTGGACGCATGCGTCTGATCGGGCGTCCGCATTGCCCGTGAGTGCTCTTTAGCACCTTTTCGGTGCAGCAAAAGGCCCTGGAACGAAATTCAGAGGCCGCTGCGGCCAGCCCTGCCGGACTGCTCTAGCGCGCAAGGATGGTGACGGCGGACAGGCCATCCTCCACCCCGTAGAATCCGCCGGAGTTTTCCGCCACGGCGATCTTCGCGCCTTCGACCTGGCGGGCGCCCGCCTCACCGCGCAGCTGGGTGACCAGCTCATGGATCTGGCCGATGCCGGTCGCCGCCAGCGGATGCCCTTTCGACACGAGGCCGCCGGAAACATTGACCGGAATCCGCCCGCCCAGCGACAATTCACCTCGTTCCGCTGCTGGGCCTGCCTCGCCCGGAGCAACCAGGCCAAGCCCTTCTACCTGGATGATCTCGCCGATCGAGCTGGCATCATGCACTTCGGCCAGATCGAAATCCTCCGGCCCCAGTCCCGCCCGCTCGTAGACGCGGGCAGAAACCAGCCGGGTGACGTGGTGGGGATAATCGTCCGGCGCACGATCCTGTCCGGTGCGGGAATCCGCGGCGACAATGCGGATCGCCCGGCTGGCGCCGAGCTTGCGAATGGTTTCGACGGAGCAGACGATGGCCGCGCTCGCCCCGTCGCTGATCGGCGCGCACATCGGCACGGTCAGCGGCCAGGCGACATTGGGCGCGGCCAGCACTTCCTCGATGGTCAGGGCATTCTGGTATTGCGACAACGGATTGAGCGCCGAATGGGCGTGATCTTTCGCCGCTACGGCAGCGATCTGACGGCGGGTGGTGCCGTATGTCGCCATGTGCAACCGCGCCTGCGCCGCATAGGCTTCCATCAATATGTTCGGGCTCGGCCCTTCGAATTCGGGAGGAACGGGTGCCAGCTTGTCCCGGGTGAGAGCGACGTAGTTCTCCGCCACCTCGATATCGAGGGGCTGCTGGAACACCGCGAACTTCTTGGCGCGATCCTCGCTGTAGAGCTTCTCCACCCCGAGCGCGAGGGCGACATCGCTCTGGCCGGACTGCACCTGGGCGATGGCCGTGTGCAGCCCCATGGTGGAGCTGGCGCAGGCCGCCTCCACCGTCAGCGTGCGCACTCCGCCGATCCCCAGCGGGCGCAGCGCGAACTGGCTGGGGATCGACATCTCGCCGGCGAAGAAGCCCTGCACCACCGTGGCATAGACGGTGCTGTCCACCGCGCTCGCCTCGGTTCCGGCATCCGCCAGCGCGAGCCGAACCGCTTCCTGCGCCAACTCGCTGTGGGTCTTGTCGAGATGGCGGCCGAAGCGCGTCATCCCCACCCCCAGAATATAGGCGTCGCGCATCAGATGGCTCTCCCCGCGCCTTCCCAGAACGGCTTGCGCACTTCCGCGCGCGAGATCTTGCCCGCATTGGTGCGCGGCAGGGCCTCGACCCGCTCCACCCGCTTGGGCGCCTTGATCGGCCCGATCCGCTCCTTCGCGAAGGCGATGACCGCCGCCGCGTCGAACTCCGCGTCGCCGCGTGTCTCGACGAAGGCGATCACTTCCTCGCCCCATTTCTGGTGCGGCACGCCGATCACGGCGCATTGGGCGACCGCCGGATGAGCCAGCAGCGCATCCTCGACTTCGGCCGGATAGATGTTGAAGCCGCCCGAGATAATCATGTCCTTCTTGCGGTCCACTACATAGAACCAGCCGTCCTCGTCGCGAATGCCGATGTCGCCGGTATGGTGCCAGCCGAAGCGGGAGACTTCCTCGGTCGCTTCCGGGTTCTTGTAATAGCCCTTCATCACCAGCGGCCCGCGCACCACGATCTCGCCGCGCTCGCCCGAAGGAAGGATATTGCCCCCGTCGTCCATGATCTCGACGATGGAGAGGAGATTGGGCCGTCCGCAGCTCCCCGGATGAGCCAGCTCGCCGTCCGGCCCGAGATGCTCGTGCGGCGGCATGGCGGTGACGCACATCGGCGCCTCGGTCTGGCCGAAGCTGGCGTTCATCACCGGGCCGAGCACCCGGATCGCCTGCTTGAGCCGCTCCAGCGCCATCGGTGCGCCGGCATAGGAGATATATTCGAGGCTGGAGAGATCGCGCCGCTCCACCCCCGGATGATCCAGCAGCATGTAGACCGCGGTGGGCGGCAGGAACATGTAGGTGACCTTGTGCCGCTCGATCGCGTCGAGCACCGCGCCCGGATCGAACTGCGGCAGCACCACCACCGTTCCGCCCAAGGCCATGCTGGCCAGCGCCAGCGGCCCGGCGGCGTGGGTCATCGGCGCGGCGACGCAGTTAACCGGCGGCACTTTCATCGGCATGGACGCAACCAGGCTGGCGACCAGCGCCTGCCAGTTGCCAT contains:
- a CDS encoding thiolase family protein codes for the protein MRDAYILGVGMTRFGRHLDKTHSELAQEAVRLALADAGTEASAVDSTVYATVVQGFFAGEMSIPSQFALRPLGIGGVRTLTVEAACASSTMGLHTAIAQVQSGQSDVALALGVEKLYSEDRAKKFAVFQQPLDIEVAENYVALTRDKLAPVPPEFEGPSPNILMEAYAAQARLHMATYGTTRRQIAAVAAKDHAHSALNPLSQYQNALTIEEVLAAPNVAWPLTVPMCAPISDGASAAIVCSVETIRKLGASRAIRIVAADSRTGQDRAPDDYPHHVTRLVSARVYERAGLGPEDFDLAEVHDASSIGEIIQVEGLGLVAPGEAGPAAERGELSLGGRIPVNVSGGLVSKGHPLAATGIGQIHELVTQLRGEAGARQVEGAKIAVAENSGGFYGVEDGLSAVTILAR
- a CDS encoding class I adenylate-forming enzyme family protein, which gives rise to MRMIDFFDRGLRIAAGRPCLVSGEGTRTYREVGERSRRIANMLIADGFAPGAHAAVLSGNAVIAFEAILGILRADGVWAMANHRAGVMENAYLFDLLDIDTLFVAQEVADRVPVLRRECPRIRRFIALDGPVDGCDFELAERALDASEVPQRRAGLPDELAFLANTGGTTGRSKGVMLSNGNWQALVASLVASMPMKVPPVNCVAAPMTHAAGPLALASMALGGTVVVLPQFDPGAVLDAIERHKVTYMFLPPTAVYMLLDHPGVERRDLSSLEYISYAGAPMALERLKQAIRVLGPVMNASFGQTEAPMCVTAMPPHEHLGPDGELAHPGSCGRPNLLSIVEIMDDGGNILPSGERGEIVVRGPLVMKGYYKNPEATEEVSRFGWHHTGDIGIRDEDGWFYVVDRKKDMIISGGFNIYPAEVEDALLAHPAVAQCAVIGVPHQKWGEEVIAFVETRGDAEFDAAAVIAFAKERIGPIKAPKRVERVEALPRTNAGKISRAEVRKPFWEGAGRAI